A genomic stretch from Nerophis ophidion isolate RoL-2023_Sa linkage group LG14, RoL_Noph_v1.0, whole genome shotgun sequence includes:
- the ltb4r2b gene encoding leukotriene B4 receptor 2b: protein MYNMSATLSSSTGEDNSPEDDSVVSNDFTTTVGALILGLVFLLGVPGNLFIVWSILARARRRSVTTLLILNLACADGFLMALTVFFIVYLAKQSWVFGTAMCKGLFYLCNVNMYASIFLITLMSVHRLVVVVLPKKLSARLSRKVVRRVILGMWLLVAAIALPSLIFRDVREDKDERNKTRLVCAPNHTLPTYVRFQYSFETVAGFILPYAVIITSYVLILRRLRETRFRRKVRSENLILAIVVMFCLFWLPYHVINMIQVAAEWYKDGSDIRKSLEHIYQTSRAITSALAFISSCANPVLYTFAGKSYMKKNGLAFMARLFEGTSMDQTVKKNRGADKGNINLSIVDSSTSGGQNGR, encoded by the exons ATGTACAACATGAGCGCCACCCTCAGCAGCTCGACAGGCGAAGACAACAGTCCCGAGGACGACAGCGTGGTGAGCAACGACTTCACCACCACGGTGGGCGCCCTCATCCTGGGCCTGGTCTTTCTGCTGGGCGTGCCCGGCAACCTCTTCATCGTGTGGAGCATCCTGGCCCGCGCCCGCCGCCGCTCCGTCACCACCTTGCTCATCCTCAACCTGGCGTGCGCCGACGGCTTCCTCATGGCGCTCACCGTCTTCTTCATCGTCTACCTGGCCAAGCAGTCCTGGGTGTTCGGCACGGCCATGTGCAAGGGCCTCTTCTACCTGTGCAACGTCAACATGTACGCCTCCATCTTCCTCATCACCCTGATGAGCGTGCACCGGCTGGTGGTGGTGGTCTTGCCCAAGAAGCTGTCGGCCAGGCTCAGTCGGAAGGTGGTAAGGCGTGTCATTCTGGGAATGTGGCTGCTGGTGGCCGCCATCGCCCTGCCCTCGTTGATCTTCAGAGACGTGCGGGAAGACAAAGACGAGAGAAATAAGACCAGGCTGGTGTGTGCGCCCAACCACACGCTGCCGACTTAC GTCAGGTTTCAATACTCATTCGAGACTGTGGCGGGCTTCATCCTGCCCTACGCCGTCATCATAACCAGCTATGTCCTCATCCTGAGACGCCTGCGAGAGACCAGGTTCCGCCGGAAAGTGCGCAGCGAGAACCTGATCCTGGCCATCGTGGTCATGTTCTGTCTCTTCTGGCTGCCGTACCACGTCATCAACATGATTCAG GTGGCCGCTGAGTGGTACAAGGACGGGTCAGATATACGAAAATC ATTGGAGCACATCTACCAGACAAGTCGTGCCATCACTTCAGCTCTGGCCTTCATCAGCAGCTGTGCCAATCCCGTCCTGTACACATTTGCTGGCAAGTCCTACATGAAGAAGAACGGACTTGCCTTCATGGCCCGTCTCTTTGAGGGAACGTCGATGGACCAGACAGTCAAAAAGAACCGAGGGGCGGATAAGGGCAACATCAACCTCAGCATCGTGGACTCCAGCACATCAGGAGGACAAAACGGCCGATGA